From the Leptospira sp. WS60.C2 genome, one window contains:
- the rplX gene encoding 50S ribosomal protein L24, whose amino-acid sequence MATKLAYRGSEPTKFKKTKIKKDDEVLVISGKEKGKKGKVLAVDKRKDRVYIEGVNKRKRFVRPTQENPGGGAIEIEFPIHISNVMFHDAKAENKAKPKKKIKAVRLGFAKKDGKSVRVTRPEGKEV is encoded by the coding sequence ATGGCGACTAAGTTAGCATATAGAGGTTCCGAGCCTACTAAATTTAAAAAAACAAAAATCAAAAAGGACGACGAAGTTCTTGTGATTTCTGGAAAAGAGAAAGGAAAAAAAGGGAAGGTTCTTGCGGTTGATAAACGCAAAGACCGTGTTTACATCGAAGGTGTAAACAAGAGAAAAAGATTTGTTCGCCCAACCCAAGAAAACCCTGGTGGTGGCGCGATTGAGATCGAATTCCCAATCCATATTTCCAATGTGATGTTTCACGACGCAAAAGCAGAGAACAAAGCGAAGCCAAAGAAGAAAATTAAGGCTGTACGCTTGGGCTTTGCCAAGAAGGATGGTAAATCCGTACGAGTGACTCGACCTGAAGGGAAAGAAGTATAG
- the rpsD gene encoding 30S ribosomal protein S4, with amino-acid sequence MARYRGPVVKLMRREGLNLFLKNSHTLHKEKSSLEKRKYPPGLPPKKKGKITEYGAQLREKQKVKRAYGVLEKQFRRYFEEAAHTPGIPGENLLQFLERRLDNVLYRMGFAVTRRQARNFVAHRHILVNGHRVDICSYRVNVGDKIEIREKFQKSPFIEENIKLAQAINRTASWVSVDYSKFSGEVTSLPTREHIDIPVKEQVIVELYSK; translated from the coding sequence ATGGCACGTTACCGAGGTCCAGTTGTTAAATTGATGAGAAGAGAGGGGCTTAACCTCTTTCTCAAAAATAGTCATACATTACATAAAGAAAAATCTTCCCTTGAAAAGAGAAAGTATCCACCAGGTCTTCCTCCTAAGAAAAAAGGGAAAATTACGGAATACGGGGCGCAGCTTCGTGAAAAACAAAAAGTAAAACGCGCATATGGTGTGTTAGAAAAACAGTTCCGTAGATACTTTGAAGAAGCGGCTCACACTCCAGGAATTCCTGGTGAGAACCTTCTACAATTCCTCGAAAGAAGATTGGATAACGTTCTATATCGTATGGGTTTTGCTGTTACCAGAAGACAAGCTCGTAACTTTGTCGCACACAGACATATTCTTGTGAATGGTCACCGTGTGGATATTTGTTCTTACCGAGTGAATGTTGGTGATAAAATTGAGATCCGTGAAAAATTTCAAAAATCGCCTTTCATCGAAGAGAATATCAAACTTGCACAAGCAATCAATCGAACTGCTTCTTGGGTGAGTGTGGATTATTCCAAGTTTTCTGGCGAAGTGACTTCACTTCCAACAAGAGAACATATTGATATCCCTGTAAAAGAACAGGTAATCGTAGAGTTGTACTCGAAGTAA
- the rpsM gene encoding 30S ribosomal protein S13 produces MARIAGVDLPSNKRIVIGLTYVFGIGKTSSQNILKKAGIDESIRVKDLSDEQEAAIRRVIEESYQVEGDLRSEVNLNIKRLMDVGCYRGFRHRRGLPVNGQRTRTNARTRKGVKKTVANKKKATK; encoded by the coding sequence ATGGCACGTATCGCGGGTGTTGATTTACCATCAAACAAAAGAATAGTGATCGGTCTTACATACGTATTTGGTATTGGTAAGACATCCTCTCAAAATATCCTGAAAAAAGCAGGAATTGACGAATCTATCAGGGTGAAGGACCTCTCGGACGAACAAGAAGCCGCGATCCGACGAGTCATCGAAGAATCATACCAGGTAGAAGGGGATCTTCGTTCTGAAGTCAACCTCAACATCAAACGATTGATGGACGTAGGTTGTTACAGAGGGTTCCGCCATAGACGTGGACTACCAGTCAATGGTCAAAGAACGAGAACCAACGCAAGAACCCGTAAGGGAGTCAAGAAAACTGTAGCCAACAAGAAAAAGGCTACTAAGTAG
- the rplQ gene encoding 50S ribosomal protein L17, with amino-acid sequence MNKRNKVKQLNRSADHRKAMIQNMVISLLRHERIESSVAKLKVARSYAERIITRAKKNLDANLANLDEQKKNAAILHNTRYLYSHLGDQEIVNKLLKDLANRYAERVGGYTRIIRLVNRPSDNTAMGILELVDRKTQDELKAEAKAKREEKKPAKKEEKPKKAKKEKAATAK; translated from the coding sequence ATGAACAAACGTAATAAAGTTAAACAACTCAACAGATCCGCAGATCATAGAAAAGCTATGATTCAAAATATGGTTATCTCTCTCCTTCGCCACGAAAGAATCGAATCTTCTGTTGCGAAGTTGAAAGTGGCTCGTTCCTATGCAGAACGAATCATTACTAGAGCGAAAAAAAATCTAGATGCAAATCTAGCAAATCTAGATGAACAAAAGAAAAATGCAGCGATCCTTCACAATACACGATACCTATACAGCCATCTTGGTGACCAAGAGATCGTGAACAAACTTTTGAAAGACTTAGCGAATCGTTATGCGGAGAGAGTCGGTGGCTATACAAGAATCATTCGTCTTGTCAACCGTCCTTCTGATAACACAGCGATGGGAATTTTAGAGCTTGTGGATAGAAAAACTCAAGACGAACTCAAAGCGGAAGCAAAAGCAAAACGCGAAGAGAAAAAACCTGCTAAAAAAGAAGAAAAACCTAAAAAAGCAAAGAAAGAGAAAGCAGCTACTGCAAAATAA
- the rplR gene encoding 50S ribosomal protein L18, with protein sequence MINKTAKNIKRLRRAERVRYKLRQTSDRPRLVFNKTNRYLTAQIIDDAKGVTLVYATTLEKDFPKHENSKKSKSAATELGKVVAEKAKKAGVSQVVLDRSGMVYHGRIAAFADSARESGLEF encoded by the coding sequence ATGATCAACAAGACAGCTAAAAATATCAAAAGACTGAGAAGAGCGGAACGAGTTCGATACAAACTCCGCCAAACATCGGATAGACCTCGGTTGGTGTTCAACAAAACAAACCGTTACCTGACTGCACAAATCATTGATGATGCAAAGGGTGTAACTCTTGTTTATGCTACCACTCTCGAGAAAGATTTTCCGAAGCATGAAAATTCTAAAAAGAGTAAATCGGCTGCAACTGAGCTCGGTAAAGTAGTGGCTGAAAAAGCGAAGAAAGCGGGTGTTTCTCAAGTGGTTCTAGACCGTTCTGGAATGGTTTACCATGGAAGAATTGCTGCGTTTGCTGATTCTGCCCGTGAAAGTGGATTGGAGTTCTAA
- the rpsK gene encoding 30S ribosomal protein S11, giving the protein MAEKDAKNKKDTKKVKKKEKKNVPRGKVYIQASFNNTIVSITDMLGNVLSWSSSGMMGFRGSKKSTPYAAQVAATNAAEKAIEAAGLSEVDVMVSGPGIGRESAIRSLTTKGLSIKLIKDVTPLPHNGCRPRKRRRV; this is encoded by the coding sequence ATGGCTGAAAAAGACGCAAAGAATAAAAAAGATACCAAAAAGGTTAAGAAAAAAGAAAAGAAGAACGTTCCACGGGGTAAGGTTTACATCCAAGCTTCGTTTAACAATACAATCGTATCCATCACCGATATGCTTGGTAACGTTCTATCTTGGTCTTCCTCCGGAATGATGGGATTTCGTGGATCCAAAAAATCCACTCCTTATGCAGCACAAGTTGCTGCGACGAATGCAGCTGAAAAAGCAATTGAAGCAGCTGGTCTTTCCGAAGTGGACGTAATGGTTTCAGGTCCTGGTATTGGACGTGAATCTGCCATTCGTTCTTTGACCACAAAAGGTCTATCAATCAAACTCATTAAAGACGTAACTCCGCTCCCGCACAATGGGTGCCGACCACGCAAAAGAAGAAGGGTGTAG
- a CDS encoding type Z 30S ribosomal protein S14, translating into MAKKSMMERHAKEQKFKVREYNRCPLCGRSRAYLRRFDMCRLCFRDLASKAQIPGVKKSSW; encoded by the coding sequence ATGGCGAAAAAATCAATGATGGAACGCCACGCCAAAGAGCAAAAATTCAAAGTGAGAGAGTACAATCGTTGCCCTCTTTGTGGTCGATCACGCGCTTATTTGCGCCGCTTTGATATGTGTCGTCTTTGCTTCCGGGACCTTGCTAGCAAGGCTCAGATCCCCGGTGTGAAAAAGTCCTCCTGGTAA
- the rpsQ gene encoding 30S ribosomal protein S17, translating to MEDKNSKKSLTIQGVVVSDAMDKTVVIEIITRKVHPRFKKIMTRTSRVKVHDEKNECQVGDRVIAVETRPLSKQKHHKLVKVIEKAKLV from the coding sequence ATGGAAGATAAAAACTCTAAAAAGTCTTTAACCATTCAAGGTGTAGTAGTGAGTGATGCTATGGATAAAACCGTAGTGATTGAAATCATCACTAGAAAAGTGCACCCACGGTTTAAGAAAATTATGACCAGAACTTCTCGTGTGAAAGTTCACGATGAGAAGAACGAGTGTCAAGTTGGTGATCGAGTCATCGCTGTGGAAACAAGACCACTTTCTAAACAGAAACACCATAAACTTGTAAAGGTAATTGAGAAGGCGAAATTAGTATGA
- the rplE gene encoding 50S ribosomal protein L5, whose protein sequence is MVPRLKSKYEKEIRPTLQKSLGFQSVMRVPKLEKIVINVGMGEAHTNPKAMEACLLEIGQITGQRPVKTFAKKSIAGFKVREGMVLGCKVTLRGHHMYEFLDRFINVALPRVRDFRGVSPKGFDGRGNYNLSVREQIIFPEIQFDKINTIYGINITFVTNTEVDKEAFELFQAFGMPYRTAGK, encoded by the coding sequence ATGGTACCTAGGCTTAAATCAAAATACGAAAAGGAAATTCGACCAACACTCCAAAAGTCACTCGGCTTTCAAAGTGTTATGCGAGTTCCGAAACTTGAAAAAATCGTAATCAACGTAGGGATGGGCGAAGCTCATACCAATCCAAAAGCTATGGAAGCATGTCTTTTGGAAATTGGCCAAATCACTGGACAAAGACCTGTGAAAACTTTCGCAAAAAAATCCATCGCGGGTTTCAAAGTGAGAGAGGGAATGGTGCTTGGTTGCAAAGTGACTCTACGTGGTCATCATATGTATGAATTTCTTGATCGTTTCATCAACGTAGCCCTTCCAAGGGTTCGAGACTTTCGTGGTGTAAGCCCGAAAGGTTTTGATGGAAGAGGGAATTACAACCTTTCTGTCAGAGAACAGATCATTTTCCCAGAGATCCAATTTGATAAAATCAATACGATCTATGGAATCAATATCACTTTCGTAACGAACACGGAAGTGGACAAAGAAGCGTTCGAATTATTCCAAGCCTTCGGTATGCCTTACCGAACGGCAGGTAAGTAG
- the rpmJ gene encoding 50S ribosomal protein L36: MKVRASVKKICPECKVIRRKGVIRVICTNPKHKQRQR, translated from the coding sequence ATGAAAGTTAGAGCATCAGTCAAAAAAATCTGTCCAGAATGCAAAGTCATTCGCAGAAAAGGTGTAATCCGAGTGATTTGCACAAACCCAAAACACAAACAAAGGCAAAGATAG
- the rpmD gene encoding 50S ribosomal protein L30 has product MEEVIVTQERSSIGIIPVHKKTLIALGLKKKGQSKKHKMTPQLKGMLRQVGYLLKVEKV; this is encoded by the coding sequence ATGGAAGAAGTGATCGTAACGCAAGAAAGAAGTTCTATTGGCATCATTCCGGTGCATAAAAAAACTCTGATTGCTCTCGGCCTTAAAAAGAAAGGTCAATCCAAAAAACACAAGATGACTCCCCAATTGAAAGGGATGTTACGACAAGTAGGTTACTTGTTGAAAGTGGAAAAGGTATAA
- the rplF gene encoding 50S ribosomal protein L6 yields MSRVGKNIIKLPAKVEVKADAETLTIKGPLGELKTPLYEGVSANVENGELVFTRKSEDQKTVALHGLVRSLAMNCVKGVTTGWEKNLEITGVGYRAQKRGKDLVMALGYSHEVVFPEPNGIKIEVADQLKIKVTGIDRQLVGQVAADIRSKRPPEPYKGKGIKYANEYIRRKAGKTGKK; encoded by the coding sequence ATGTCTCGAGTTGGAAAAAATATCATTAAATTGCCTGCAAAGGTAGAAGTGAAAGCAGATGCAGAAACCCTTACCATCAAAGGGCCGTTAGGGGAATTGAAAACTCCTCTATACGAAGGTGTGAGTGCAAATGTTGAAAATGGAGAATTGGTTTTTACACGTAAAAGTGAAGACCAAAAGACGGTTGCCCTTCATGGTCTAGTTCGCTCGTTAGCGATGAACTGCGTGAAAGGTGTCACCACTGGTTGGGAAAAAAACTTAGAAATCACTGGGGTTGGTTACCGTGCGCAAAAACGCGGAAAAGATCTTGTGATGGCTCTTGGATATTCCCATGAAGTGGTTTTCCCTGAACCAAATGGCATCAAAATTGAAGTCGCAGATCAGCTCAAAATCAAAGTAACGGGCATAGACCGTCAACTGGTTGGACAAGTTGCGGCTGACATTCGTTCCAAAAGACCTCCAGAGCCTTACAAAGGCAAAGGGATCAAATACGCGAACGAATACATCCGTAGAAAGGCCGGAAAAACCGGTAAGAAGTAG
- a CDS encoding DNA-directed RNA polymerase subunit alpha has product MSPKNLLKGFKRPKKIEFTTDVNTPNYGKFVAEPFERGIGTTIGNSLRRTLMSSIEGAAISAIRIEGVSHEFSYIEGVAEDVTRIILNLKQVRIKYEPEDKEASKVIHLELKGAGYFRAADLAVDSSIEIMNPDLHIATLNEDANLIMDLEIQRGRGYVPAEDKKKDIEVLGTIPIDSIFSPIQKVLFEVSETRVAQRSDYEKLTMEVWTDGSVSPEDAVAQAAKILKDHLTVFINFEEEIEEEEEELDEADEKLKAALSKHVEELELSVRSTNVLRSLEIDFIGELVKRSEDEMTKSKHFSEQSLQELKAKLSSMGLSFGMRDF; this is encoded by the coding sequence TTGTCTCCAAAGAATTTATTAAAAGGTTTCAAAAGACCCAAAAAAATCGAATTCACTACCGATGTGAATACACCAAACTACGGTAAGTTCGTTGCAGAACCTTTCGAAAGAGGAATTGGTACAACGATCGGTAACTCCCTTCGTCGTACGCTCATGTCTTCTATTGAAGGAGCGGCAATTTCTGCGATTCGAATTGAGGGAGTTTCTCATGAATTCTCTTATATTGAAGGTGTTGCAGAAGATGTCACTCGTATCATTCTGAACTTAAAACAAGTAAGAATCAAATACGAGCCTGAAGACAAAGAAGCGAGTAAAGTGATTCACCTTGAATTAAAGGGTGCTGGTTACTTCCGTGCGGCTGACCTTGCTGTTGATTCTTCCATCGAAATCATGAATCCAGACCTTCATATTGCAACTCTCAATGAAGATGCCAATTTGATTATGGATCTGGAAATCCAAAGAGGACGTGGTTACGTTCCTGCGGAAGACAAGAAGAAAGACATTGAAGTACTCGGAACGATCCCAATTGATTCAATTTTTTCGCCAATCCAAAAGGTGTTGTTTGAAGTATCAGAAACTCGTGTTGCACAACGTTCTGATTATGAAAAACTCACGATGGAAGTTTGGACCGATGGTTCAGTATCTCCTGAAGATGCAGTTGCTCAAGCAGCAAAGATATTAAAAGATCACCTAACCGTTTTCATCAATTTCGAAGAAGAGATTGAAGAGGAAGAAGAAGAACTAGATGAAGCTGATGAAAAATTAAAAGCTGCTTTATCAAAACACGTTGAAGAATTAGAACTTTCTGTTCGTTCCACGAACGTTCTTCGTAGTTTGGAAATTGACTTCATTGGTGAACTCGTTAAGAGATCAGAAGACGAAATGACTAAATCAAAACATTTCAGCGAACAAAGTTTACAAGAATTGAAAGCAAAACTTTCCTCTATGGGACTTTCTTTCGGTATGAGAGATTTTTAA
- the rpsH gene encoding 30S ribosomal protein S8 produces MSLSDPIADMLTRIRNAQQAKHELCVIPGSKIKKSILDLLKEEGFVDDVQTVKNGSFDDFQVKLKYDTEKKPVIRMIERVSTPGRRVYIQSGEIRPFRNNIGTLILSTSKGVMTGKRARKLRVGGEVLCKVF; encoded by the coding sequence ATGAGTCTTTCAGATCCAATCGCAGATATGCTAACAAGAATCAGAAATGCACAACAAGCTAAACATGAGCTTTGTGTGATTCCTGGGAGCAAAATCAAAAAGTCCATCCTAGATCTTCTCAAAGAAGAAGGTTTTGTAGATGATGTCCAAACTGTAAAAAATGGAAGTTTTGATGACTTCCAAGTAAAACTAAAATACGACACAGAGAAAAAACCTGTGATCCGTATGATTGAACGTGTTTCGACTCCAGGACGTCGGGTGTATATCCAGTCTGGTGAAATCCGTCCGTTCCGAAATAACATCGGAACCCTCATCCTTTCGACTTCGAAAGGTGTGATGACAGGGAAACGTGCAAGAAAACTCAGAGTAGGAGGGGAAGTTCTCTGTAAGGTATTCTAG
- the rpmC gene encoding 50S ribosomal protein L29 gives MKDDFKSLSPEDLKKEILSSSEEVRKARFQFGVTRSLENPKVIRNHKKRIAQALTVLREKELAAKGKLKQIAPKAGSAPKAAKTSKGKKK, from the coding sequence ATGAAAGACGATTTCAAATCACTTTCTCCAGAAGATTTGAAGAAAGAAATTCTTTCCTCTTCCGAAGAAGTAAGAAAAGCAAGATTCCAATTTGGTGTTACAAGATCTCTTGAGAATCCAAAAGTAATCCGCAATCATAAGAAGAGAATTGCTCAAGCATTAACTGTCCTTCGTGAGAAGGAACTAGCTGCAAAAGGTAAACTCAAACAAATCGCGCCGAAGGCTGGTTCAGCTCCAAAAGCTGCTAAAACGAGCAAAGGTAAGAAGAAGTAG
- the infA gene encoding translation initiation factor IF-1 produces the protein MAKEEAITIDGTVLEPLPNAMFRVELENGHKVLAHISGKMRMHYIRILPGDKVTVELSPYDLTKGRITYRKK, from the coding sequence CTGGCTAAGGAAGAAGCAATCACCATTGACGGAACCGTTTTAGAACCGTTACCAAATGCGATGTTCCGTGTGGAACTAGAGAATGGACACAAAGTTCTAGCGCACATTTCAGGCAAGATGCGTATGCACTACATTCGTATTTTACCTGGAGATAAAGTCACTGTGGAACTTTCTCCTTATGACTTAACCAAGGGCCGCATCACTTACAGAAAGAAATAG
- a CDS encoding adenylate kinase encodes MGPPGAGKGTQADIIKEKYKIPQISTGDILRAAVKNGTAMGIEAKKYMDAGDLVPDAVVIGIIRDRLVEADCANGFILDGFPRTVEQAKALSEILKELRMELDSVVNLDVPDEELIKRLLGRAIKEGRSDDNEETIKNRLHTYNTKTLPLIDFYKGTGILRQINGLGSMEEITNTILKSIQ; translated from the coding sequence ATGGGCCCTCCAGGTGCTGGTAAGGGAACACAAGCTGACATCATCAAAGAGAAGTACAAGATTCCCCAGATTTCTACAGGTGATATCCTCAGAGCAGCTGTAAAAAATGGCACCGCAATGGGGATTGAAGCAAAAAAATATATGGACGCTGGAGACCTAGTTCCAGATGCTGTCGTTATAGGCATAATCCGCGACCGGTTGGTCGAAGCTGATTGTGCGAATGGATTCATTTTGGATGGATTTCCAAGGACGGTGGAGCAAGCAAAGGCTCTCTCGGAAATCCTCAAAGAGCTCCGCATGGAACTCGACTCCGTTGTCAACCTAGACGTTCCCGATGAAGAACTCATCAAACGTTTGCTAGGTAGAGCGATCAAAGAAGGGCGCTCGGATGACAACGAAGAGACCATCAAAAACCGTCTGCATACTTACAACACCAAGACGTTGCCCCTGATTGACTTTTATAAAGGTACAGGGATCCTTCGGCAAATCAATGGTTTGGGAAGTATGGAAGAAATCACTAACACTATTTTAAAATCAATCCAGTAG
- the rpsE gene encoding 30S ribosomal protein S5 has product MLEEETKEFTEKVVKIDRVAKVVKGGRRFSFNALSVVGDSKGKVGIGFGKANEVPDAIRKSIESAKKNLKSIHYIGHTVPHDVVGQFKSARVILKPASPGTGIIAGASVRSVLERAGIQDVLTKSWGSSNPMNIVKATMDALQQLETPSMAVKRRGVSLKHLFGQDL; this is encoded by the coding sequence ATGTTAGAAGAAGAAACAAAAGAATTTACTGAGAAGGTCGTTAAAATCGACCGCGTCGCCAAAGTAGTGAAAGGGGGACGTCGTTTCTCTTTTAACGCACTTTCCGTTGTAGGTGACTCCAAAGGGAAAGTAGGAATTGGTTTTGGAAAAGCAAATGAAGTTCCAGATGCGATTCGTAAGTCCATTGAATCGGCAAAGAAGAATTTAAAATCCATTCATTATATCGGTCACACTGTTCCTCACGATGTGGTTGGACAATTCAAATCAGCACGAGTGATTTTGAAACCAGCTTCACCAGGAACTGGGATCATCGCTGGAGCTTCTGTTCGTTCTGTATTGGAAAGAGCTGGAATCCAAGATGTTTTGACAAAGTCTTGGGGATCTTCAAACCCAATGAACATTGTAAAAGCGACTATGGATGCATTACAACAGTTGGAAACTCCGTCTATGGCGGTGAAACGACGCGGTGTTAGTCTCAAACATTTGTTTGGGCAAGATCTATAA
- the rplO gene encoding 50S ribosomal protein L15 — MAQERIEQGRGFGAKRAKKSTSLGNKNLVPVPEGAKTSPKRVGQGPGSGMGKTSTRGSKGQRARAASMRRGFEGGQLPLHRRLPKRGFTNIFSEVFQPVNLISLTKAGLSGEVTPAILKAKALIKSEAGPIKLLGTGDVTAAITITVDAFSASAKEKIEKAGGKVIIREKKKEEKKTK; from the coding sequence ATGGCACAAGAAAGAATCGAACAAGGTCGTGGGTTTGGTGCAAAACGCGCTAAAAAATCCACATCTCTCGGAAACAAAAACTTGGTTCCCGTTCCGGAAGGCGCAAAAACCTCCCCGAAACGAGTGGGCCAAGGTCCAGGATCTGGGATGGGAAAAACTTCCACTCGTGGTTCTAAAGGACAAAGGGCTCGTGCAGCTTCGATGAGACGTGGATTTGAGGGTGGACAGTTACCTCTTCATAGACGTTTGCCAAAACGTGGTTTTACCAATATTTTCTCTGAAGTATTCCAACCAGTGAATTTGATTTCTCTTACGAAAGCTGGTCTTTCGGGAGAAGTGACTCCAGCGATCCTCAAAGCAAAAGCTTTGATTAAGTCGGAGGCTGGTCCAATCAAATTACTCGGAACTGGAGACGTGACTGCTGCCATCACCATTACGGTAGATGCATTTTCTGCCTCTGCAAAAGAGAAAATTGAAAAAGCTGGTGGAAAAGTCATTATCAGAGAAAAGAAAAAAGAAGAGAAAAAAACAAAGTAA
- the secY gene encoding preprotein translocase subunit SecY, producing the protein MFQTIANIFRIPELRSKILFTIGMLLLFRMGTHVTIPGINSLIVTGITADPSEGFLGMVDLFAGGALLKFSIFALGIMPYISSSIIMQLVMVLIPSLQKMQKEGEEGRKKIQQYTKYGTLILCAIQSLAVIQLANSWSTGSGTAQAKYPGLINPSVEGYFLPIAMLSITTGTVLLIWLGEQITERGIGNGISLIIFAGIIGRMPEALIAMFTSDTSDALSILILIIIFIVLISLTVILTQGVRRVPLNYGKQMVGRKMVQARSQSIPFKVNSANVMPIIFASSLILFPQTIVQWLSSKGGQWAGWAVIMDYFNPFSQIWYHALFYYVIYTSLIIFFAYFYTAIQFNPQELADNLKKYGGFIPGVRPGSQTKEMIEKILNRITLPGALFLAGLALAPYLIIKFLNLGSNTGGGTLVYTFGGTSLLIMVGVALETLKQIEAQLLMRNYEGFMKKTKIKGRV; encoded by the coding sequence ATGTTTCAAACCATCGCTAACATCTTTCGAATCCCGGAATTAAGATCTAAAATCCTATTTACGATCGGTATGTTGTTACTGTTTAGAATGGGAACTCACGTGACCATTCCAGGTATCAACAGTTTGATTGTGACGGGCATTACTGCCGATCCAAGTGAAGGTTTCCTTGGAATGGTGGATTTGTTTGCTGGTGGTGCTCTTCTCAAATTTTCTATTTTTGCACTTGGGATCATGCCTTATATCTCTTCTTCGATCATTATGCAACTTGTGATGGTTCTCATTCCAAGTTTGCAAAAAATGCAAAAAGAAGGGGAGGAAGGCAGAAAAAAAATCCAACAGTACACAAAGTACGGAACTCTCATCCTTTGTGCAATCCAATCACTTGCTGTGATTCAGCTTGCGAATTCTTGGTCCACTGGATCGGGAACGGCACAAGCAAAATATCCAGGTCTTATCAATCCATCGGTGGAAGGATATTTTTTACCGATTGCGATGTTATCCATCACAACAGGAACTGTTCTTCTCATTTGGCTCGGGGAACAAATCACAGAACGTGGGATTGGTAATGGAATCTCTCTTATCATCTTTGCTGGTATCATTGGTCGTATGCCAGAAGCACTCATTGCGATGTTTACTTCTGATACGTCAGATGCACTTAGCATCCTCATCCTCATTATTATCTTTATCGTTCTCATCTCCCTTACGGTGATTTTAACCCAAGGGGTTCGACGAGTTCCATTGAATTATGGAAAACAAATGGTGGGAAGAAAGATGGTTCAGGCTCGTAGCCAGTCCATTCCTTTCAAAGTGAATAGTGCCAACGTAATGCCAATTATTTTTGCCTCTTCTCTCATCCTTTTTCCGCAAACAATTGTTCAGTGGTTGTCTTCGAAAGGAGGACAGTGGGCTGGATGGGCTGTGATTATGGATTATTTTAACCCATTCTCGCAAATCTGGTACCATGCCCTTTTTTACTACGTGATTTATACTTCTCTCATTATCTTCTTTGCGTATTTTTACACGGCGATTCAGTTTAACCCACAAGAGTTAGCTGATAACCTAAAGAAATACGGTGGGTTCATTCCAGGGGTTCGTCCTGGTAGCCAAACCAAGGAAATGATTGAGAAAATTTTGAATCGAATCACCTTACCGGGTGCTCTTTTCCTTGCTGGTCTTGCTCTTGCTCCGTATCTCATCATTAAATTCTTAAACCTGGGATCAAACACAGGTGGTGGAACATTAGTGTATACATTCGGAGGAACTTCTCTTCTCATTATGGTGGGTGTGGCACTCGAAACGTTAAAACAAATCGAAGCCCAACTCCTCATGAGAAACTATGAAGGTTTCATGAAAAAGACTAAAATCAAGGGAAGAGTGTAA
- the rplN gene encoding 50S ribosomal protein L14, whose amino-acid sequence MIQQETILQVADNSGVKKVMCVKVLGGSKKRYATLGDEIIVAVKEAQPAYGLRDGQGKKVHNKAVQRAVVVRTKKEVRRPDGTYIRFDDNAVAIIDDKGNPKGTRIFGPVARELRDKKYMKIISLAPEVL is encoded by the coding sequence ATGATCCAACAAGAAACTATTTTACAAGTAGCCGATAACTCGGGTGTGAAAAAAGTCATGTGCGTTAAAGTGCTTGGCGGTTCCAAAAAACGCTACGCAACGCTTGGTGACGAAATCATCGTCGCTGTGAAAGAAGCACAACCTGCATACGGTCTTCGTGACGGGCAAGGAAAGAAAGTGCATAACAAAGCGGTTCAAAGAGCCGTTGTCGTAAGAACGAAAAAAGAAGTTCGTCGTCCAGACGGTACCTACATCCGTTTTGATGACAATGCGGTTGCCATTATCGATGATAAAGGGAACCCAAAAGGAACAAGGATCTTCGGACCTGTTGCTCGCGAACTTCGTGATAAAAAATACATGAAAATTATATCTCTAGCTCCGGAGGTTCTCTAA